The DNA sequence ACAATTTTAGTTCCTGCAGAACTAAAATCACTCAGGGATCGGTCAGGTGGTATTTTAGTTCAGCTGGAATAAAATCACCCAGGGGCTGATCATGTGGTATTTAAAATTCACTGGATGAAATTACCTGGGATGTCCCGTTTCCAGCCTTGATCCTCAGGAAGGAGCCGGTCTCCGAGAAATTTTTCCGGAGGAGGAAAAATTGTATCGAGGAGATCGAGGTGGGCTAATACCCCACTACCAAAAAATATTCGATCCAGATGTAGACACCCAGCGCAAACAAGCCAACGACAATCGTATACAACCAGGATGGATACTGGCGCTGAAAGAATTGATAACGAAATCCTTTTTTTCTGCTTTCCTGATTCATCCGACACCCCTTATTGCTGTTCCATCGATAACCCTAAGAATATTCATCATCACTATTCTAAAACTTCGTGTCTTAGTGCCTTGGTGGCATCTCCACATCTGGCTATTTAATTGCCCCATACATGTTCCACATTGGCAGGAATATTCCCAACGCCAGAAAGAGCAGCATGCCCCCCATAAAAACTGTCATAATGGGTTCTATGGCTGAACTCAAACCAGCGATCTTGGCATCAACTTCTGTATCGTATTGTTCTGCTACGTTGGCCATCATTTCATCCAAAGCCCCTGATTTCTCACCAACAGCGATCATTTTAACAGTCATTTTAGGAAAATATCTACTCCTTGCTAAAGCCTCCGCCAAACCGACCCCTTTTTCAACCTCTTTGCGAGCAGTGGCGATCTCTTCGCCGATCACCACATTACCAACGGTTTGCTCCACTGTTTCCAGCGAGCGAATGATCTGGATACCACCCTTGCTCAAGGTCTCCAGCATGTGGGCAAACCGAGCAATGTTGGTTTTGAGAAAAATATCCTTAAATACCGGTAGATGTAGCTTGAAATTATCGACACTATAACGTCCCTTTTCTGTCTTTGCAAAGGACTTGAAACTGAAGATTCCCACAACAACTATACCGATTACAACAGGCCAATAATTTATCAAAAAATCGCTGATAACTATCATGACCCTGGTGGGAAGTGGTAGATCGATACCTTTGGAGCCAAACATAGTGGAAAATTTTGGCACAATAAAGACCATGGCACCCCCAAAAGCCAAACTGAGAGCAGAGGTGACTATCATGGGATAGCGCAAAGCCGACTTCACATTACGAGTGACTTCCTGATCATGCTTAATAAAGGATCCCAGGCGTCCCAGGATCTGTTCCATAACACCAGCTGTTTCACCAGCCCGGATCATATTCACATACAGAATGGAAAATACTCCTGGATAGGTTTCCATGGCTTGCGATAAAGATCGACCCCCACTGACATCCTTGATCAAGCCCTTGACAACTGATTGCATGGTGTCTGTTTCAGCTTGTTCCTCTAACGCCTCCAGAGCACCAATCAGGGGAATACCTGATCTGAACATGATTCCCAACTGGACTGTAAAATTCTCAACCTCAGCCGGCTTGACCTTCTTTTGCTGTTTAAAAAAGCCGCCCCCAGACAAGACACCTGATTTGGCCTCTTTAACTGAAAGCAGCATTTCGCCCCGGTCATCTGCCTGGGTATAAACATCCATCTTTGATTCAGCGGTGATCACACGCTCTTCAACTGTTCCGGAGTCACTCATGATACGGCAGGTAAATTCAGGCATTGTCAGCTCGCGAACCAGCTGCCGGTTGAGAATAGTCCAAACCGTATTTTTTTATTTTGCGATAAATGGCAGTGCGGGAAATCTGCAATTGAGCAGCCGCCTGACTAATATTTCCGTCCAGAGTTTCAAGAGCATGCTGTAAAGCATCCTTTTCCATCTGCCACAAGGGCTGGATAGCTCCTGAGCTTTCTACTGCATGAACCGGTTGGCCGACTTGCTTTTGCGGACCAATGCCACTGGTAAGCAAGGAAGCTCCGGTGAGCTGTTGCCCTTCGGATTGAAAGACACTACGTGTTAACAAATTTTCCAGCTCCCTTACATTGCCATGCAGATCCAGCTTTTCTAATTCAGCTAGCAAATCCCAGGCAATCCGACGAATCGTTTGATCCTCGCCACGAAGCAGTTTTTCCAGGAAGTAAAGTACCAATAGCGGGATGTCACTTGATCTTAAACGAAGCGGTGGGACTTGCAATGGGATCACATTCAATCGATAATGAAGATCTTCGCGAAAAAGTCCCCTGGTAATCTGATCAGGTAAATCACGATGGGTTGCCGTAACCAGTCGAATATCCACCTGTTTCTCTTCCACACTTCCCAGTGGCTGGATCCGTCCATCTTCCAAGACTCTGAGCAGTTTCACCTGCAGCTCCAGTGGCATATCACCAATTTCATCTAGAAAAAGAGTGCCCTTATGAGCCAGCTCGAACTTTCCAGCTTTGTTCTGAACGGCACCGGTAAAGGCTCCCTTCATATATCCGAAGAGCTCACTCTCCAACAGATTTTCCGGGATAGCTGCACAATTTATACTTACAAAAGTTTTTTCTCTGCGTTCACTGAGATGATGGATTGTTCGAGCAACCAGTTCTTTACCAGAACCACTTTCCCCCTGGATCAAAACGGTGTATTCACTGGCTGCGATCCGGGTCAATTGCCGATAGACGTCCAACATGGCATCTGAATTACCTACAAAATCTCCAAAACCGCCGGGACGTAATAATTGTTTGGAGACCTTTCCTCCGAGATTCTGTCTGAATTGCAGATATTTGTCCAGTCTAGCTATCAGGGGATCAAGTGCATGCTCAACATCCGAAAGCCTGAGAATGCCAAAGATACGCGAGGTTTCCCTGATCACCCGTACATCAAA is a window from the Candidatus Neomarinimicrobiota bacterium genome containing:
- a CDS encoding sigma-54 dependent transcriptional regulator; amino-acid sequence: MAREFLILAPRRRSDPEPERLLLQNLAQYGKITRTSDWVSLFNYASINTYSAIFISCATYAEEHRMWRKEINRLHPHQSIILFSAHTDFDVRVIRETSRIFGILRLSDVEHALDPLIARLDKYLQFRQNLGGKVSKQLLRPGGFGDFVGNSDAMLDVYRQLTRIAASEYTVLIQGESGSGKELVARTIHHLSERREKTFVSINCAAIPENLLESELFGYMKGAFTGAVQNKAGKFELAHKGTLFLDEIGDMPLELQVKLLRVLEDGRIQPLGSVEEKQVDIRLVTATHRDLPDQITRGLFREDLHYRLNVIPLQVPPLRLRSSDIPLLVLYFLEKLLRGEDQTIRRIAWDLLAELEKLDLHGNVRELENLLTRSVFQSEGQQLTGASLLTSGIGPQKQVGQPVHAVESSGAIQPLWQMEKDALQHALETLDGNISQAAAQLQISRTAIYRKIKKYGLDYSQPAAGSRADNA
- a CDS encoding type II secretion system F family protein, producing MPEFTCRIMSDSGTVEERVITAESKMDVYTQADDRGEMLLSVKEAKSGVLSGGGFFKQQKKVKPAEVENFTVQLGIMFRSGIPLIGALEALEEQAETDTMQSVVKGLIKDVSGGRSLSQAMETYPGVFSILYVNMIRAGETAGVMEQILGRLGSFIKHDQEVTRNVKSALRYPMIVTSALSLAFGGAMVFIVPKFSTMFGSKGIDLPLPTRVMIVISDFLINYWPVVIGIVVVGIFSFKSFAKTEKGRYSVDNFKLHLPVFKDIFLKTNIARFAHMLETLSKGGIQIIRSLETVEQTVGNVVIGEEIATARKEVEKGVGLAEALARSRYFPKMTVKMIAVGEKSGALDEMMANVAEQYDTEVDAKIAGLSSAIEPIMTVFMGGMLLFLALGIFLPMWNMYGAIK